The Filimonas lacunae genomic sequence CCGGTGATGCGTATAGAGCCATCCGACTCCTGGCGGAATGCTTCTGAAATGGTACGGACAGCGTTTTTAGTACCTGCATAAACTCCCTGGGTTGGTACAATTTTTATACCTGCTGTAGAAATGATATTTACGATATGCCCGGTTTGCTGTTTCCTGAAAACGGGAATTGCTGCTGCCATTCCATACAAAACACCTTTTACATTCACATCGATCATAGCATCCCAGCCGTCTGTATCTAAGTCGTCGATACGGCTGATGCTGGCAACACCTGCATTGTTTACGATGACATCCAGCCTGCCATACTGATCAACAGCTGCATTTACGAATTGAACCAGATCGCTTTTATTACTTACATCTATTTTTACAAAAATAGCTTCGCCACCGTTATTCCTGATGTCTTCCGCTATGCGTTTCAGCTGCCCGGCATTTCTTGCGCCTAAAACAATTTTTGCCCCATTTTTCGCTAATTGTATAGCTATGGATTTACCGATACCTTCACTTGCCCCGGTTATGGCAACTACTTTCCCTTGAATATGCTGCATATGTAATCTGGTTTGTTCAGCAGCAAAGCTCCTTCCTGTACGCTTGTAAAAAGTAGCCCTATTGGTACTTGTTGTAGTCAGGTTGGCGAAGGAGGTTCTTTAGTATAATAAGGGGGCAGCTTTCATCTGTTTATCGGCCGGCATTATTCAAAGTCGCAATCCAGCTCCAGCGCGGAAAATAAATTACAGTTTACCTTAAACTCGTTATTGGCTAAGTCTTCTTTGATAATGCCATAAGAGACACCGCTTGCCTTATTCATGAGCAGACTATAAGTGGTTCCGTTTTTATCAGTAGCCATTAAGCTAATAGTGAAACTCCAGCTGGTAATCAGTTTTTTATCAATAACCACCCTGTTTGCAACAGGAATTTCTATTGTTTGATTGGTGTTGCAGGAAACGTTGTTCACAACCGGGCTTTTATATAGTATAGGGGAATTGTATAAAATGCCACTATAGGGAACAATAGAATCACCATTGTTGTATTGCTGTATTTGTACAAATATATCTGCGGTTGGGGTGGTGGGCCATACGGCGTTAAAATTAGGAATATGATTAGGTATGGTATCCCAATACACTTTGTTGATCACAATTTTTTTCAGAACGCGGTCCAGCACTTTTACGGTCTTGATTTGCGATGCTGTGTGTCCGTCACTGCTCTTTACAGTCAACTTCACCTGGTAAGTACCGGAGGTATCGTAGGTTAATATTGCTTTTGGCTCTTTTGTAACAACGCCATTGCCCAGGTCCCAGTACGAGGAGTCTGCATTAATAGAGCTGTTAAACAATGTACAGGTGTCATACGTGGCAATTCGTAATATAGAAGCGGTGTCGCCCCTGAACGAAAAGGCTGCTGTTGGAATTACTATTTTGTCTTTATGGCAGGAAGATAGTATAACTATCAATAAAACAGGTAGCGTGTGTGAAAGGCGCATAAAAGTGAATTTCAGATGGTATTTAAAAATACGTAATTAATATAAATGATGTGTTAAATTGTTAGCCTCGCTATCATGTTTCATCAGGTCATTTCGCAGCTGTGCAGCCATATGGATACCGGTGAAAGGTTTACCCCCGGATTTTACAGCTTCACCTGCGTTTAGAAGCTGGTGTGAAAGTTTGAATGGTAATTTTAAACACAGAATAGAAATTTCATCGTAGCTATACAGAAGGTCAGTTAAAAATATCCAATGAACTCAATTAGTAAAATTACACTGGTACTGTTTCTTTTATTTCCAGGTGTGGTAAACGCGCAGGAAACAGGCGTTACAGCAGTTAAACAATGGGAGGTGAATGGGGTTGCCCGGGAAGCGCTGGTGTACATTCCGGTTTCCGCAAAAAGCCGTCCAACGCCAGTTATCTTCCTGTTTCATGGCCATGGTGGAAATATGCAGGAAATACTTCGCAATCACGATTTTGAAAAGCTCTGGCCGGAGTCTATTGTGATAGCGCCCCAGGGCTTGAAAACGCCCGGACAACTGGTGGATCGGGCCGGTAACTATTCTGGTTGGCAGCAGGCGCCTGGTGACAGCAACGACCGTGATATTCATTTCTTTGATGAAATGTACCGTTCCCTGACAGAGGAGTATAAGGTAGACAAAAAGCAGGTATACGTTACCGGGCATTCCAACGGAGGTAGTTTTACTTATCTGCTATGGGCCATGCGGGGCGATTCCCTGGCAGCGGTAGCCCCCTCGGCAGGTGTTGCCTTCAAATTTAACAAGATGCTGAAACCCAAGCCTGTTATGCACATCATGGGAGAAAATGATCTGTTGGTAAAGCCTGCCTGGCAAAAAATGATGTTCAGTAGTTTATTAAAACTGAACGAGTGCAATATGCAGGGGCAACCTTTTGCAGAATCTGCCACCATGTATCCTTCGGCCATCCACATGCTCACTGTTTTATATCTTCACGCAGGAGGGCATGTTTATCCACGGGAGACGGATGCTGTAGTGGTTAAATTCTTCAAAAGTGCTTCTTCTCATTAGTGGAGGGAGGGTGTGCTAAACTTCTACAAACTGTACTCCTTTTTCTCATTTTTTAGGGCAGGTGCCGCTTTCTTAGCATGCTTAAAAAAACAGGAGTCATACCCAGTAACGAGGCTATATGCTTTTGTGGAATACGTTGCTCCAGGTGCGGGTAAAGTTTCCGGAATATACGGAACCGCTCTTCGGCAGATTGGGTTAATATAGTCAGCAGCCTGTTTTGATAAAAGACCAGTGCATTCTGGTATAGTATACGGAAAAAGCTTTCCAGTTTAGGGATCTCTGTAAACAATTGTTCCAGTTGTTCATGGCTGAAGAAGATGACTTCTGTTTTTTCCAGGGCCCCTATGTTGTATTTAGATTTTCTTTTACCGGAAAAGCTGGCAAGATCTGATACCCACCAGTTTTCCGGATGTAGTAACACGTTTTGTTCCACACCTGATTCGTTTAAATAGAAGGTGCGCAGGCAACCATAATTGACGAAATAAATGTACCGGCATATCTGACCGGCTTGTAACAAACAGGTGCCTTTAGGTATTGTCTTTTGCTGAAGAACGGCTACTATCCTCCTCTTTTCGTTTCCCGCTGGAGAAATTAAGCTAATGTAGTATGGGCTGCAATTGAGCAGCATCGGCCTGCTATTAAAGAGAGTGGCATATTGGATATTAGTGAAAGCAAAGAAGGTGTCTCCTGTTTTTGAGATATGTAAATAACTATTGGTAAACAGAGGTGCTTGCATAAGCTGGCACCTTCGTTGTTTTTGCCTTTCGCACAACTGTGATATAGAGATTATGCCGGCTTCCTGTTCATAACCTTTTAATTTAGCAGGATGAAACCCACACGAGTAATTTTTCTGCTGTTTGACGGGGTGCATCTGCTAGATCTGGCAGGTCCTGTAACGGTGTTTTATGAATCTGGTTGCTGTGGCAAGCCTTATGAACTTCATTATGTGTCGCCTTATTCCCATCCGGGCGCCTCTGCCGGTATTGGCTTTGCCGCTATAGCTCCGCTCCACTCGGTAACGATTACCGGTGATGATATTGTAGTAGTGGCCGGGATGGATCTTTCCCGCTTTCAGCGTGCTGATGATGCATTATGGATACCCTGGCTACAGGCCGCGGCTGATGCGGGTGCTGTTATCTGTTCTGTTTGTACGGCGGCCTTTGCCCTGGCGGCGGCAGGCTTGTTACAAGGGCGCAGTTGTACAACGCATTGGGCTTATACCCACACTTTACAACAGCAGTTTCCGGAGCTTACCGTGCTGGAAAATAAATTGTTTGTAAAAAGCGATAGAATATATACCAGTGCAGGTATTGCCACGGGTATTGATCTGGCGCTTTTTCTGGTAGAAGAGCAGCATGGAGCTGAATTTGCGTACACGGTGGCTAAAGATATGGTAGTGTACATTCGCAGAAACGGCACAGAATCGCAACATAGCGTATATCTGCAAAACAGGCAGCATGTAAGTCATACGATACATCAGGTGCAGGATTATATAGCCTGCCACCTGCATCAGAAAATAACCATAGAAGCACTGGCTGCACTGGTATATGTAAGCCCGCGAAACATTACCCGCCTGTTTAAAAAAGCTACTGGCAGTTCTATAGGTCAATATATACAACAACTACGCCTGGAAAAGGCACAGCAATTATTGAGAGCGGGTCATAAAATGGAATCAGTTGCCAGAGAGTGTGGCTTTAAAGGGTCTAATCAGCTGTTGCATTTGCTTAAAAAAGAAAGTATCTCCCCTTCCGGAGGGCAATAGATTGTCCGGATTTATAGGGTAGTTGTCCCGGAGGCATGAGTGGCTGTAGCTAGCTTTGCAGAAAAGCAATACACCATGAAACAACTGATTCTCTTTTTGCTGTTCGTTCCCTTGCTTGCATGCGCGCAGCCCCAGCCGCCTGTTTATATCTGCCCTCCCTGTGGCGCCTGTGATAGCCTG encodes the following:
- a CDS encoding SDR family oxidoreductase; translated protein: MQHIQGKVVAITGASEGIGKSIAIQLAKNGAKIVLGARNAGQLKRIAEDIRNNGGEAIFVKIDVSNKSDLVQFVNAAVDQYGRLDVIVNNAGVASISRIDDLDTDGWDAMIDVNVKGVLYGMAAAIPVFRKQQTGHIVNIISTAGIKIVPTQGVYAGTKNAVRTISEAFRQESDGSIRITGISPGYIKTDFATKSVNTDDMRATAHHAVEQMAISPDAVANAVIYAVSQPADVEIGDIIIRPAKQQ
- a CDS encoding PKD domain-containing protein, with the translated sequence MRLSHTLPVLLIVILSSCHKDKIVIPTAAFSFRGDTASILRIATYDTCTLFNSSINADSSYWDLGNGVVTKEPKAILTYDTSGTYQVKLTVKSSDGHTASQIKTVKVLDRVLKKIVINKVYWDTIPNHIPNFNAVWPTTPTADIFVQIQQYNNGDSIVPYSGILYNSPILYKSPVVNNVSCNTNQTIEIPVANRVVIDKKLITSWSFTISLMATDKNGTTYSLLMNKASGVSYGIIKEDLANNEFKVNCNLFSALELDCDFE
- a CDS encoding alpha/beta hydrolase family esterase, encoding MNSISKITLVLFLLFPGVVNAQETGVTAVKQWEVNGVAREALVYIPVSAKSRPTPVIFLFHGHGGNMQEILRNHDFEKLWPESIVIAPQGLKTPGQLVDRAGNYSGWQQAPGDSNDRDIHFFDEMYRSLTEEYKVDKKQVYVTGHSNGGSFTYLLWAMRGDSLAAVAPSAGVAFKFNKMLKPKPVMHIMGENDLLVKPAWQKMMFSSLLKLNECNMQGQPFAESATMYPSAIHMLTVLYLHAGGHVYPRETDAVVVKFFKSASSH
- a CDS encoding Crp/Fnr family transcriptional regulator; the encoded protein is MLQAGQICRYIYFVNYGCLRTFYLNESGVEQNVLLHPENWWVSDLASFSGKRKSKYNIGALEKTEVIFFSHEQLEQLFTEIPKLESFFRILYQNALVFYQNRLLTILTQSAEERFRIFRKLYPHLEQRIPQKHIASLLGMTPVFLSMLRKRHLP
- a CDS encoding GlxA family transcriptional regulator translates to MKPTRVIFLLFDGVHLLDLAGPVTVFYESGCCGKPYELHYVSPYSHPGASAGIGFAAIAPLHSVTITGDDIVVVAGMDLSRFQRADDALWIPWLQAAADAGAVICSVCTAAFALAAAGLLQGRSCTTHWAYTHTLQQQFPELTVLENKLFVKSDRIYTSAGIATGIDLALFLVEEQHGAEFAYTVAKDMVVYIRRNGTESQHSVYLQNRQHVSHTIHQVQDYIACHLHQKITIEALAALVYVSPRNITRLFKKATGSSIGQYIQQLRLEKAQQLLRAGHKMESVARECGFKGSNQLLHLLKKESISPSGGQ